A region of Halalkaliarchaeum desulfuricum DNA encodes the following proteins:
- the hcsS gene encoding halo-CC-star protein HcsS, with protein sequence MTTAESDVLEAAEAFGDALAAEQEDLDRKRFFGLVMRCNQAIEQEIGIDYGAVCGDDSCC encoded by the coding sequence TTGACTACCGCCGAATCCGACGTGCTCGAGGCCGCCGAGGCGTTCGGTGACGCCCTCGCTGCCGAACAGGAGGACCTCGACCGCAAGCGGTTCTTCGGCCTCGTGATGCGCTGTAACCAGGCAATCGAACAGGAGATCGGGATCGACTACGGGGCGGTGTGTGGCGACGACAGTTGTTGCTGA
- the hcsL gene encoding halo-CC-star protein HcsL translates to MSEQQSTHDEVNARLHEFVEAIRDSKQYRRFVDARERLDDDEGAQQLLRRFQQKQMQLQRGGHDPEVMAELRDIQQEMNDDETISEYMQAEEELIALLDRTNDVISDRIGEEFARSMGGGCC, encoded by the coding sequence ATGAGCGAACAACAATCGACTCACGACGAGGTCAACGCGCGATTGCACGAGTTCGTGGAGGCGATCAGGGATTCGAAACAGTATCGGCGATTCGTCGACGCGCGAGAACGTCTCGACGACGACGAGGGGGCACAGCAACTGCTCCGACGGTTCCAGCAGAAACAGATGCAACTGCAACGCGGCGGCCACGATCCCGAAGTGATGGCCGAACTTCGGGACATCCAACAGGAAATGAACGACGACGAAACGATCAGCGAGTACATGCAAGCCGAAGAGGAACTGATCGCACTGCTCGACCGGACCAACGACGTGATCAGCGACCGGATCGGCGAGGAGTTCGCCCGGTCGATGGGAGGTGGGTGCTGTTGA
- the arsD gene encoding arsenite efflux transporter metallochaperone ArsD, with the protein MIDVTIFEEAMCCPTGVCGPDPDEELVRITRTVDRLEEEYDELDVTRASLAHDVGVFLENERIYDTVQEKGPEVLPVITVDDEIVAEGAYLTYDEFDDEISRRLTRTA; encoded by the coding sequence ATGATCGACGTAACCATTTTCGAGGAAGCGATGTGTTGTCCGACGGGAGTCTGTGGTCCCGATCCCGACGAGGAACTCGTTCGAATCACGAGAACGGTCGACAGGCTCGAAGAGGAGTACGACGAACTCGACGTGACCAGGGCAAGCCTGGCACACGATGTCGGCGTGTTCCTCGAGAACGAGCGGATCTACGACACCGTTCAGGAGAAAGGACCGGAAGTCCTTCCGGTCATCACCGTCGACGACGAGATCGTCGCGGAGGGTGCGTATCTCACGTACGACGAGTTCGACGACGAGATCTCACGGCGGCTCACTCGAACGGCCTAA
- a CDS encoding alpha/beta hydrolase — protein sequence MGDSVLIPGARDVRASLDRAETAGADGADAVVVACPPHPQMGGTRRDSRLMAVSDALVERGIDCLRIDYGEWDEGYGESTDVDNAIGWARERYDRVGLFGFSFGGTVALVTAAAWPDLMGVASLAPAARVNADVDAEGTLESISAPVLIVYGTRDSVADWEPVVDRAKELSGGDVDRVIELAEFEADHLFVGRYGRAAERIGEFFGTRLAG from the coding sequence ATGGGTGACAGCGTTCTGATCCCGGGCGCACGCGATGTCCGGGCGTCGCTGGATCGCGCCGAAACCGCGGGGGCGGACGGAGCCGACGCAGTCGTCGTCGCCTGCCCGCCACACCCTCAGATGGGCGGGACGCGTCGGGACAGCCGGCTGATGGCGGTCAGCGACGCGCTCGTCGAACGGGGGATCGACTGTCTCCGGATCGATTACGGCGAGTGGGACGAGGGGTACGGCGAGTCAACGGACGTCGACAACGCGATCGGCTGGGCGCGGGAGCGGTACGACCGCGTCGGACTGTTCGGGTTCTCCTTTGGGGGAACCGTCGCACTGGTGACTGCTGCCGCCTGGCCCGACCTGATGGGCGTGGCGTCGCTGGCGCCGGCCGCCCGGGTCAACGCCGACGTCGACGCTGAGGGGACGCTGGAATCTATCTCGGCCCCGGTCCTGATCGTCTACGGGACGCGGGACTCGGTCGCCGATTGGGAACCGGTCGTCGACCGGGCAAAAGAACTGTCCGGCGGGGACGTCGATCGGGTGATCGAACTCGCCGAGTTCGAAGCGGATCACCTGTTCGTCGGCCGGTACGGCCGGGCGGCAGAGCGGATCGGGGAGTTCTTCGGGACGCGGCTGGCCGGATAG
- a CDS encoding M20 family metallopeptidase, producing the protein MNRNQIHRTDRRRERLLDSTAELLSFDTQNPPGDTRSVLEWVRERVSQFDVETEWIAPDPSRPNLVATLSGRSDRTLLYEGHLDTVPFDREAWSLDPLGEIRDGRVYGRGATDMKGTVAVMLETLRAFATAAEPPPVTLQFAFVSDEETGGTHGIDAVLEADAIGADGAVVGETTCVDDRYSIAVADKGRIWLTLEATGRAAHGSRPMNGENAIDYLYSVIDSCRESITSRRLEYDPAIERILEESRAYYGSCPCGAGTHLEELFEHPTFNLGRLVGGNTVNSVPQTATAELDVRVTPGASTEAVLDQIRSCIDARESVSIRDVSWAEGTYVEPSAPIVEAVTAAAEDVLPDRPLARCATGGGDAKKLRGAGVPAVESAVGSGTAHEVDEYVSVEALERTAAWYLELPPLFATRSFDE; encoded by the coding sequence ATGAATCGAAACCAGATCCACAGAACGGACCGGCGGCGTGAGCGCCTCCTCGACTCGACAGCGGAGCTGTTGTCCTTCGACACCCAGAATCCGCCGGGGGACACGCGGTCGGTCCTGGAGTGGGTGCGCGAACGCGTCTCGCAGTTCGACGTCGAAACCGAATGGATCGCGCCCGATCCTTCCAGGCCGAACCTCGTCGCGACGTTATCCGGAAGATCCGACCGGACACTGCTGTACGAGGGGCACCTCGACACGGTGCCGTTCGACCGCGAGGCGTGGTCTCTCGATCCCCTCGGGGAGATCCGTGACGGCCGCGTCTACGGCCGCGGGGCGACCGACATGAAGGGGACCGTCGCGGTGATGCTCGAAACGCTGCGGGCGTTTGCGACGGCGGCGGAACCGCCGCCGGTCACGTTGCAGTTCGCATTCGTCAGCGACGAGGAGACCGGCGGGACCCACGGCATCGACGCCGTCCTCGAGGCCGACGCGATCGGCGCCGACGGGGCCGTCGTGGGAGAGACGACCTGCGTCGACGACCGCTACTCGATCGCCGTCGCCGACAAGGGCCGGATCTGGCTCACCCTCGAGGCGACCGGCCGTGCCGCCCACGGCTCCCGGCCGATGAACGGCGAGAACGCGATCGATTACCTCTACTCGGTGATCGATTCCTGTCGGGAGTCGATTACGTCACGTCGACTGGAGTACGATCCGGCGATCGAACGGATCCTTGAGGAGTCTCGGGCGTACTACGGATCCTGTCCATGCGGGGCGGGGACACACCTCGAGGAGCTCTTCGAACACCCCACGTTCAACCTCGGGCGTCTGGTCGGGGGCAACACCGTCAACAGCGTCCCACAGACTGCGACCGCCGAACTCGACGTTCGGGTAACGCCGGGGGCGTCAACCGAGGCTGTCCTGGATCAGATCCGGTCGTGTATCGACGCCCGGGAGAGCGTCTCGATCCGGGACGTTTCCTGGGCCGAGGGAACCTACGTCGAGCCGTCGGCTCCGATCGTCGAGGCCGTCACTGCGGCGGCCGAGGACGTCCTCCCGGACCGGCCGCTTGCCCGCTGTGCGACCGGCGGCGGCGACGCGAAGAAGCTTCGCGGCGCGGGCGTTCCGGCCGTCGAGTCTGCCGTCGGTAGCGGAACCGCCCACGAGGTCGACGAGTACGTTTCCGTCGAGGCACTCGAACGAACGGCCGCGTGGTATCTGGAGCTACCGCCGTTGTTTGCCACACGCTCTTTTGACGAATGA
- the arsA gene encoding arsenical pump-driving ATPase: MTENAPRETPRELVEPAGDATEFVFFSGKGGVGKSTVSCATAQWLAEEGYDTLLVTTDPAPNLGDIFDQSIGHSVTGIHGVENLEAIEIDPDRAAEEYRQRTLEPLRELLDEKQLQTVEEQLDSPCVEEIAAFDKFVEFMDDPDHDVIVFDTAPTGHTIRLMELPSGWNEELEDGGATCVGPADSLVDQKETYENAIETLEGDRSSFVFVGKPEESAINEIERSAGELAALGIDTDLVVVNGYLPEEVCEDPFFESKRADEQAVLEYVEREFADEPVVTYPLRPGEITGSELLSDVAAALYEGFEPTIDVESTPSGGDAVGTLDATTDTDAVMEQLRPHEDTRYLFFTGKGGVGKSTTAATAATSLAQRGYETLIVTTDPAAHLKDVFGTEVEHEPTAVGLDGLHAARIDQEKALEEYKARTLEQVEQSFEGGDLEAAQQQVLEELESPCAEEMAALEKFVDYFEVEGYDVVVFDTAPTGHTLRLLELPSDWKGFMDLGSLTKEASESGQRYDRVIETMRDPERSSFVFVMYPEYTPMMEAYRAAEDLRDQVGIETSLVAVNYLLPEEYGDNAFFESRRRQQREYLDRIDDRFEVPMLLVPLRKDEPTGLDDLQSFGAEILGEPTAEKPQPELQ; encoded by the coding sequence ATGACGGAAAACGCACCACGAGAAACACCACGAGAGCTTGTCGAACCAGCCGGCGACGCGACCGAGTTCGTGTTCTTCAGCGGTAAAGGGGGCGTCGGCAAGAGTACAGTGAGCTGTGCGACCGCACAGTGGCTCGCCGAGGAGGGCTATGACACCCTGCTCGTTACGACGGATCCCGCTCCGAACCTCGGTGACATCTTCGACCAGTCGATCGGCCACTCGGTGACGGGGATCCACGGCGTCGAGAACCTCGAGGCCATCGAGATCGATCCCGATCGGGCCGCCGAGGAGTACCGCCAGCGGACCCTCGAACCGTTGCGAGAGTTGCTGGACGAAAAACAGCTCCAGACCGTCGAAGAACAACTCGACAGCCCCTGTGTCGAGGAGATCGCCGCCTTCGACAAGTTCGTCGAGTTCATGGACGATCCCGACCACGACGTGATCGTCTTCGATACGGCCCCCACGGGGCACACCATCCGCCTCATGGAACTCCCGAGTGGGTGGAACGAGGAACTCGAGGACGGTGGCGCGACCTGTGTCGGGCCGGCGGATTCGCTGGTCGACCAGAAAGAAACCTACGAGAACGCCATCGAAACGCTGGAGGGCGACCGGAGTTCGTTCGTCTTCGTCGGCAAGCCCGAGGAGTCCGCGATCAACGAGATCGAGCGCAGCGCCGGCGAACTGGCGGCGCTGGGAATCGACACGGACCTGGTCGTCGTCAACGGCTATCTCCCCGAGGAGGTCTGTGAGGACCCCTTCTTCGAGAGCAAGCGAGCAGACGAACAGGCGGTCCTCGAATACGTCGAGCGCGAGTTCGCGGACGAACCCGTCGTGACGTACCCGCTCCGACCCGGCGAGATCACGGGCTCGGAGCTACTCTCGGACGTTGCCGCAGCCCTGTATGAGGGGTTCGAGCCGACGATCGACGTCGAATCGACTCCGTCGGGCGGCGACGCCGTCGGAACCCTCGATGCGACGACCGACACCGACGCCGTCATGGAGCAGCTTCGACCACACGAGGACACCCGATACCTGTTTTTCACCGGCAAGGGTGGCGTCGGAAAGAGCACGACCGCGGCGACGGCGGCAACCTCACTCGCGCAACGGGGCTACGAGACGTTGATCGTGACGACCGACCCGGCAGCCCACCTCAAGGACGTATTCGGAACCGAGGTGGAGCACGAACCGACGGCGGTCGGTCTCGACGGGCTGCATGCCGCCCGGATCGACCAGGAGAAGGCCCTCGAAGAGTACAAAGCGCGGACGCTCGAACAGGTCGAACAGTCCTTCGAGGGCGGGGACCTCGAAGCGGCCCAACAGCAGGTCTTAGAGGAGTTGGAGTCGCCGTGTGCCGAAGAGATGGCCGCACTGGAGAAGTTCGTCGACTACTTCGAGGTCGAGGGGTACGACGTGGTCGTCTTCGACACCGCGCCGACGGGCCACACGCTTCGGTTGCTGGAACTGCCTTCCGACTGGAAGGGCTTTATGGATCTCGGTTCGCTCACGAAGGAGGCCTCCGAATCGGGACAGCGCTACGATCGGGTCATCGAGACGATGCGCGATCCCGAGCGGAGTTCGTTCGTCTTCGTGATGTATCCCGAGTACACGCCGATGATGGAGGCCTATCGGGCCGCGGAGGACCTCCGCGATCAGGTGGGGATCGAGACTTCGCTGGTGGCGGTCAACTACCTGCTCCCCGAGGAGTACGGCGATAACGCCTTCTTCGAGAGCCGCCGCCGGCAACAGCGGGAGTATCTCGACCGGATCGACGACCGCTTCGAGGTACCGATGCTGCTCGTCCCGTTGCGAAAGGACGAACCGACCGGCCTGGACGACCTCCAGTCGTTCGGGGCCGAGATACTCGGTGAACCAACCGCAGAGAAACCACAGCCGGAACTCCAATGA